The Triticum aestivum cultivar Chinese Spring chromosome 5A, IWGSC CS RefSeq v2.1, whole genome shotgun sequence genomic sequence tattatttgtttcctaaagcaaattgcattaatgagagagatttaGTAGATTTGGCTAAGGTaagaaagaatctattatttgtttgctaaagcaaattgcattaatgggagagatccgttgatttggctaacgtaggaaagaatctattatttgtttgctaaagcaaattgcattaatagaagagatccgttgatttggctaaggtaggaaagaatctattatttgtttcctaaagaaaattgcattaataagagagatttgttgatttggctaaggtaggcggTTTTTGCGGTTCGTGGCGGCTTAGTTTGAGGTGGGACGAGGTACAAAAAAAACCATGAGAGGTGGGACAAAAAAACCCTGAAAGGTGGGAGTTGTCCCTGGTTAACCTACGAAATTTTGTAGATTTTTTTAGGACGAAAAAAACCCtaaaagcgagactaccaactgctcccttAGGAGTAGAGATCACACCGTTGCTCTGCATTGATATCCATGCATATAACTTTTTTAAGGGGCTACACTGCTTTGACATGAGTCGCTTACGAACGTGCATCACGCAGCTGCTAGACGTGACGATTAGATCGGTGCCTACTATCAAGCAAAGCTTTTGAAGTCTCATGCATAAACTCGCGGCCTAAGTATACAAGTTAATTAAACGGCTTGGTTTGTGATTGGATCAGGCCATGATAAGGCAGGAGTAGTTGGCGGGATCGAGCAGGGCCGGCACGAGGTACCTCCTGCCGTTCCTGCCCACCACGTTGTATCCGCCGCCGGTGGCCGTGTCAAGCTTCACCGCGCCGGGGTAGCCAGGGTACGCACCGCGCCCGTACACTCCCGGGCACCCGCCGCCCACCTCCACCGGCGCGCCGGCGTCGCCCTGGAAGTATCCGTGCCCGTACGGGTTGGTCACCGCGCCGGCCAGCAGTGCCGCGAGGTTGATCACCATGCCGTCCACCCCGGCGTCGCCGTTGGGCGCACGGAGCGGAGTCTCCCCGCCCCTGTGGCGCCCAGGccctgccgtcgccgccgcggcagggtccGCGGCGTGGAACGGCCACGCGCACCGGCCCGGGCACTGCACGGCGGCGTTGCCCACCCACACGTGCACCGCGCCGCCGGGCGCCAGCGAGCCGTGCAGCCCGCAGGAGCTCCCGCAGAAGCCGTCGACCGCTACGTTCGCGGCGGTGAGCACGACGGCCACGCCGCCGGGGGCGACGCCGAGCCGCGCCGCCAGCTGCTCGACCTGGAGCCGCGACAGGTGCTTCCCCAGCGAGCACCCCTCGTCGGACACCTGGTTGGTCAGCATCACCCGCGTCCGCTCCCTGCCGGTCCTCTGCACGTACCGGTCGACGGTCTCCCACCACTGagccaccgacgccgacgacgcggCCGCCGGAGCGCCGAAGGCGTGGGGGGGCGAGCGCGGGGAGAGCGAGAGCAGGAAGTCGGCGAGGACGGCCTTGTGGTGCGGCGAGAAGGCGCCGTAGTAGAGCACGGAGACCGGCACGGTGCCGTCGAGCACGCCGCCGTGGTGGTACgccatgtccggcggcggggggtTGTACAGGGAGGACGCGCACGGCGAAGGGCGCGTGAGGCCGATGAGCAGGGCTAGCAAGAGGGAGCACGCGGCGTGCGGCTTGCTCATCGTCATTAATGGCGAACCATGGAACGGGATGCAGCGGAGCTAGTAATGCTTTGGTGCGCTTTTATATGGATGGTGCGTTGGTCTGTTTCTTGCACGGGTGGACGAGGAAGGCATGGAACGGATCGGATCGGATGCCCGGCGTGCGCTTCATTGGAGTTGCTTCCAAGGCAGGTTTAGGCGGACAGCAGTATACCCATCAGTGGACTTCATTGGATACCCGCGCGCAGCAGTGGCGCCCTGTTGCGATACAACAGCATCGCCGCGCTCGCCGTCGAGCGAACAACGGATGACCTCCAAACTGTCTCAAGCTGCTGCAAGCTCCTAGTGCCCGGCACGCGCGACTGCTAGTGCAGAGAGTATAACCTACAATGAAAAGGAACATTTTTTTTTTGTCAATTCTTTTATTCTTGGTTAGTCAAAGTTCCAACACAGAGCAGTCACCCGAACCGAGACATGAGAAATAAACACCTTGTGTATCCTCAACCCAATTTCCAAACATATTCTGTACACGCAAAGTCATTTTTGAGCGTTTTCCGTGATGTGCCGGTAGATCTAGGGCCATCCACTTATTCCGAGATTCGTAAAAATGTATAACCCACCTAAATATGTATAGCACCGGTATATTTCTTGTATCTTTATTTTTCGTCAAATCAGTGGCAGCATAATGGACTCCAAAGTACACCTTTTGTCAGGGACGGTACACATGTAAGTTTCTCCTCCCACTCTACCTGCGGAACAAATCCATAGACTTTATTTCCTCTTAGAGAATTTAGatcaatcatatcttttaaactatagacttgtttttatttttattttttatatttggTCTCCTGGCATCAAGAACTTTAAAATTAGACCAATTTTGGTCACATTTCAAACACATTTAGTTTTAGACGTTTCACATTTCATATGTGAAATAAACACATTTCACTATAAAAATCTGAAACAAACCTATTTCACTAGAAATATGTGAAAATAACACTTTTCACATAAACCTATTAAACTCAAATGACACCTTGAGAAACTAATTATTTGGAAGTATGTAACATTTTTATTTCAAAAGAGTAAAATAAGTTATTTTtcataacatttttttaaatgtgtaaCAATTTATTTCAAAAAAGTGAAATCATCTTTTAAAAAAATGTGCAATGGAAATATATGTGTTTTTTATGAAACAAGTCAGTGGAAAGTGAAATGTATTTTCTGAAAGTGAAAAATAATATGAAACCGAAAAGTTAACTTGTGAAACTGATTACTTCCAATGTGTAACCGTTTATTTCAGAAGAGTGAAACATGTTATTTCAAACATGTGGAGTTGAAATGCATGTGCTTTTTGTAAGCCCGTGGAAAGTGAATTTCATGTTCTGAAAGTGAAAACAATACAAAACTAAAATGTTAATTCGTGAAACCGATTATTTCGAAATGTCCAACAGTTTATTTCAAGAGTGTCAACTTGTGAAACCGATTATATGAACTAAAATGTCAACTTGTGAAATGGTCATTTCCAAATGTGCAATTGAAATAGATGTGATTTATCTGAAACAAGCCGGTGAGAAGTGAAATGTAAGTTTTGAATGTGAAAAACAACACAAAACTGAAATGTGAATTTGTGAAACTGATTGAAATCATTTTATTCATAAGGTTTTAATCGGGTGAAATATGTGAAATGTGTTTCATGAATTTTAACTTATTTAAAATGTATCCAAAATCGGTCTTATTTTAAAGATCTTTGCGACATGActtcaaatatataaaaagttttGAAATCAGAAGTTTGGTTTAAGAGATATGAATGATTTTAAATTAGCAAATGTGAAATAAATGTATGCATTAGTttgagagagaaagaaagagggaATGGATAACACATATATGCAAGACACCGTGTCATCTGACCAAAAACTGACTTTGATGGGACCTGTGTATCCTATTTAAATGTTGTATAGTTATGTATTCCCGAAAACAGAATGCTTTGTTTTTTATACTACACAGTGCTACACCAATCTTTAAAACACAATGGACGGCCGGAGATCCGCTGGTACAAGACGGAACCGCACAATTTTCCGCTTCAATTGTGTACACCATGCAATGGATATATACAAATTTGAGGGCACACGACCGATCTTTGTTTTAAATAGGACGCTATGTCCACGCTATAACGTTTGGAGGGGTATGCTCCATTTAGCGCGCAATAGCGCAATTTGGCACGTTAATACATTAGCCGTGACATAGCCCACTATTTAAAACTCTATGAACAGTAGTCTACACAACACGACCGAATTGACATTCGAAAATAGATGTTTAATTGGCTTCTCGTGGTTGGAGAAGTTGTTTTTTTTACTTCCTAGAAAATTCCAAGTATAGTCAAAATTACTGCCCTGTTAATGATAAATATCACATGAAGATCTCAACTTTAAATTGTTTTTAACTTCCATAACATTTTACTTCTTGTTATTTCTTTGCAAGTATTTCGGGACGAAGAAAGTATTATTTATCGGAGCATCACAATGAATTAAGAGCAATGCTACACCTAGATAAAGTTACGTACAGATTTTACGTAATAGGCAATGTGTAGGACTGCgattggatggatggatgtggcaGGGGCCCACACGGGTGAAAATCAGGGGGGGCGATAGATTTGTTAGGCAGGTTACGTAACTCTTCATAGGTTGTTTTCGTAGGTGTAGTATTATTGATGAATTAAAGCAAGaaaacacacgcacacgcacacattgCGTGTGTCATTGAGCATGCTTTATGCGTGTACTTCTGTTTCGTACGTGCGTAGTTTTTTGTAACAAAGTACAAAAGCAGACGCTTGTACATATGCACATATACTCATCCATATGAATGCACAAACGCACACTCTATCCCTATGAGCATTTTCGAGAGACTGAGCTGGCACATCATTTTAAGATTGACGAAGTCGCATATACACTCAACCCTATGAGCACCTCCATTTTGTATGTTCATACTGCTGCATTGCTTTGATTGTAACTTGCAAAGGGTTTATCCAAATGTTGAAGATAATATACAATTGAAAAGATATGATGGGATGCAACATTTTCATACAGAACAAAATTAGAAAATCAGAATCTACATAAATGATCAACTAACTATTTTTAATCTATTGATTTGGGTAATGTTTCCATGCAAAAAAAATCACATATTTCTTATGATTGAAGAGACGTTTAAAATATATGTCTGTTTTGTGCTATTTTAtcgattttaaaaaaatatttccaATTTATTCGTGGAAATATTTGCTCCAATATCGGACGTGGGATAATTGCGCGACCCACGGAATTGCCCGCGGCGAGAGGCTCAGGTTTTTTGCATTCGTCAAACTCAAGAATACACTTACTCCCAGGCACCTTACTGAGCCCACACTTCAGCGGGTGATTAAGATCGTCCTTCCTAGGGAACTCCACTCTATAAACCTGATCCTCCAACCTGACAGGTGACCAGTGAAAAGACTCAGAAACTAGCCGTCTGAACTGCTGACACACCTGTTTCTCTGTCAGAGTACCCTGAGTAACCTTGACCAGACCAAACTTCGAGCTTTCCAAAGTAGGGGTCACCGAGATCGTGCGTGGAGTCTCAAAGAACATAATCTTGTTGTTGCAGACACCGCAAATGGTCACCACAGGCTTAGGTACCAAAAGCAGCGGACAATCGTCACATGAGTGTCCAGGCTTTAGACAAATGTCACATAACACCATCGTGCAGTCAATCACAAAGTGACCTGGCACAACACAACGATAACAGGTCATCTTTTGTTTCTTACGGACGACCTTATTAGCCCGCACATTATCAGCTTTGTCGCTCCCTTTGTCACTCATCCCATCTCTGTCATCGGTAGGTGTCGTGGCCGGAACAGACACCGCCGCCAATGCCTTAACCGCCGCCACCACAGCCTCAGGTAGAGGAGGCGTGGAAGTAGAAGCAGTGGACgcggcctccatcgccgccccaccgtcagTCGTCGCCGGTTTGATCGTCGGCTGCTTAGGATAAACCTTGGGGACATATGGGCGACGCGTATGAGGGTATCGGTCATCTCCTCCCCGACCACCACGCGTATGAGGCCCTGTGGCACCCTCTATGAACTCGTCGGGGGGAGGGTTGAAGTTTCGCTGCCACTGGTTGCCGCCAAAACCTCTTCCTGCCCCGTCATTCCACTGATTCCATCTGGTCCGATAGCCATGATAGCCACCGTCATTGCCGCGGCCAACAATATAGCCACCGCGTCCGCCGTTGAAACCATAGCGGCCCGCGCCATAGTCGTCGCGGCCGTCGCTTCCGGAGGCAGCTCCATACTCGCTGTGTCCCGTGCCGCCATAAGCACCGCGCCCGCCAACGGGGCCAGAGCGACCCGCAGCTTGGACCTGCCCGGCATCAGCAGCCCCGCGCCGTCATCGCCGCATGGTGCAACCGACAGCTACGGCGGCTGCTGCACCTAGAGCCGCAGAGGCGGCTGGGAGCCATCTCCCCAGCCAGCCATGCTCGCCGCCGGGAGTCggcaatgtaacgccccgagaccgatgtgccaggtgtctgtcAGTTTTTCGCTGTCGTtgtcatgtcttttgcttgcgtgttgcatcttatcatgtcatcatgtgcattgcatcatcatgttttcaaaacttgcattcgtccgggttctcccgTTCTCTCcgctgtccgttctgagcccagacacacttgcacgcgcccgcggcacgtccgaaatattattttataagtggccggaaaatgtcctcggaatgggatgaaagttgatgTGCGGTGTTGTTTtattgtcagtagaccgcctgccaagtttcatcgcattcagagtccgtttgatagcccaaccgttaaaatatagcggcaatagtagccggtctaacgtcggacgttttcggtctccggaaacagtcgccgggcctccctctcttctcttctctcagctcgagaccgtctacacagcccactacctaccgccaggtccaacctaacctctctcgtcagcctaagacccccctcgcgcgcgtccgaaagttgtcccggacccaaCCCGgggtgtcgccaccgttgtgtccggatcatccccaaacgtatATAAAACGTCACCgatttcttatttggacttcctagctattttattcgtgaTTGTCCGATTACGATCGTAGGGTCGAGATAGCCCCTAATCTAATCCGTGATGTATATTTATAGTCCACCCCTTGTCTAATTTGAGACCAAACCCAAAAAAGtaggagatgtcccatccatccccacgccgccgccactctcccCATCGGGATCCAAATCTAGCCTCCACATTTCTCCTTGTTTTCCCCTCCTGTCCAACCACCATTGTCGCCCAAGTCctgcaggagcccgagctcctctgcccgccgctcctctcctgtagCCGCCTGAGCATCGGCCAGCTCGCTGGATCAGACCACCGACGCCCGAGCCAAATCCCCTCGCGCTACCTCCTTCTTTCCCTGCCTCTTACCCTGTCTCATCCCTCTCTCGTGCCCTGCATGTTCGAACAGGAGGCCAGGGAAGCCGCCCGTCCTACCTCGTCTCCGGCCCCTGCCCGCCGGAGCCGTGCCTCCTTGGACCCGCGGCTGTGGagtcggccttcatccacggcccGGCCGCCTTCACACACTCACCATCGTCGCCGGGAGCTCCAAGCCGCCCCAAGCTCTGCTCCATTCCAGCGTCGCCCGCAcgccaaggcccagctcctctTCGTCTAGATCCGCCGCCCACTACCGGGAATCGGTCCCCGACGACCTCGCCTCGCATTCGGTGGTCGTCCCGTCGTTTTTGTCGCCGGAagcaccagcgccgccgccccttGACTTCCTGGAACGCGCGCAGCTCCAAGTCCCGCTAGCTGTGTCCGTTGACTTCGTCGCCGACCGCGCGTGGGCCACGAGAGCGCCAGGCCCAGCTCGGCCGTGCAAAGAACCCCCACCTCTGCCGCTTTGCCTGGGCCGCCTTCTCCCCTCGCTGCTCGTCGTGGGCCGCGTGCCTGCCGGCCTAGCTGCGCCTTCTCCCATCCTAGTCCATCACCGAGCCGGCCCAAGTGCCGTGGTGAGCAGCTCAGTTCAACCCAATGCAGCCCGTCCTATTTTTTTTCCTGCTGCTACGAATTTAGCTATTATTCCTGAGACGGTGGTTTTGCAGAAAAGACCCTCGTGTTCATGCATATAATagctcacaaaccgtgcatcagattaaaacaaacttaatatgaaatatgcttagttttcatctagtttcataatatgtctttttcatccatgtttaaaatgtttaaaatgatgtttgattaaatttgctcctatgccatgctaaaaatgatttaattcataactaaataaccgtaactcggattttaataaactttata encodes the following:
- the LOC123106525 gene encoding protein PHOSPHATE-INDUCED 1 homolog produces the protein MTMSKPHAACSLLLALLIGLTRPSPCASSLYNPPPPDMAYHHGGVLDGTVPVSVLYYGAFSPHHKAVLADFLLSLSPRSPPHAFGAPAAASSASVAQWWETVDRYVQRTGRERTRVMLTNQVSDEGCSLGKHLSRLQVEQLAARLGVAPGGVAVVLTAANVAVDGFCGSSCGLHGSLAPGGAVHVWVGNAAVQCPGRCAWPFHAADPAAAATAGPGRHRGGETPLRAPNGDAGVDGMVINLAALLAGAVTNPYGHGYFQGDAGAPVEVGGGCPGVYGRGAYPGYPGAVKLDTATGGGYNVVGRNGRRYLVPALLDPANYSCLIMA